A genomic segment from Methanolobus zinderi encodes:
- a CDS encoding FmdE family protein: MITMTEFSTEDKNRKIPGFEEAAKFHGHVCPGLTIGYIAAKAGIEKLKSEREIDEQLVTIVENDACGVDAVQVLTGCTIGKGNLIYRDHAKQVFTFICRDSGKAVRVALRASFNIDDIDPEVSELRPRVMSGTATEEETQEYRKRMDGISRTMRETPVEEMFDIKFVDVEIPQKARIFNSVKCSKCGEMMAESRARVQNGEFVCIPCYEEYTRGW, from the coding sequence ATGATAACTATGACTGAATTCTCAACAGAAGACAAAAACAGAAAAATACCCGGCTTTGAAGAAGCCGCGAAGTTCCACGGTCATGTCTGTCCCGGACTGACCATTGGTTATATTGCAGCCAAAGCGGGAATTGAAAAACTAAAAAGTGAAAGAGAGATAGACGAGCAACTTGTCACAATCGTGGAGAACGACGCATGTGGAGTGGATGCAGTGCAGGTCCTCACCGGATGCACAATCGGAAAAGGTAATCTCATCTACCGTGACCATGCAAAGCAGGTGTTCACATTCATCTGCAGAGACAGTGGCAAAGCCGTCAGAGTGGCACTGAGAGCGAGCTTCAATATTGATGATATCGATCCCGAAGTCAGTGAACTACGGCCAAGGGTGATGTCAGGTACAGCCACAGAGGAAGAAACACAAGAATACAGGAAGCGCATGGACGGAATATCCAGGACCATGAGAGAAACTCCCGTAGAGGAAATGTTCGACATTAAGTTCGTGGATGTGGAAATCCCACAGAAAGCAAGGATATTCAACTCAGTCAAATGTTCAAAGTGCGGGGAAATGATGGCTGAATCCAGAGCAAGGGTTCAAAATGGAGAATTTGTCTGCATCCCGTGTTATGAAGAGTATACAAGAGGCTGGTAA